A genomic region of Gadus macrocephalus chromosome 5, ASM3116895v1 contains the following coding sequences:
- the tyro3 gene encoding tyrosine-protein kinase receptor TYRO3 isoform X2: MRLWWWVPVVLLQTQDGVCRAGSGVVFTRHPANQTVSQGNSVRLGCAVEGISEADISWRKDGVKVHSNDQMHLTLGDLHWETYHSVKSVQQQDAGVYWCEVDFHSITYTSQPAWVTVEGVPHFLQDPQDVSTLPGVPFDLRCSAVGPPEPVEVVWWVGGAAAGGPSPSPSVLHVPGVNSSINFYCEAHNAKGITVSRTGTVYIKVLPSPPVELSVLRMEENNVTLSWKPGFTGYSELSTCTVQVSAPAGQGGGVSELEVAVPPCLLHLHHLTFYSNYSARVACTNQLGPSPFSPWLGFQTPQTEPSAAPRNLTFDLREQELRLGWAGLAEAELRGRLLAYKLQWSLGGEGQEALLFKENTARLSGAGRFFNSSFQVSACTVIGCGPWSRPITVLPAAAVPAPPLRSHLWVGVSLAALLVSMVGLFLMVLLQRRDKETQFGSVFKDPGPDSVSFLAARSFNRQGPDLPDSTLDSLGINEDLKTKLQDVLIQERLLTFGHLLGKGEFGSVREALLKAGDSVQKVAVKVLKSDVDSSSDIEQCLKEAAYMKDFTHPNVIQLIGVSLQRRAGQRLPVPMVILPFMKHGDLHTFLLLSRLGEEPYELSVQILLGFLVDVARGMDYLSTKNILHRDLAARNCMLNEDMTVCVADFGLSKKIYSGDYYRQGSASKLPVKWIALESLADNVYTSQSDVWAFGVTMWEVLTRGQTPYPGVENSEVYEYLIKGERLKQPPDCRDDIYEVMHSCWSPVPKCRPSFQRLVEQLEGLGAAASPPPRPPQLYVNLEGEPGPGSEWLMASSAAMAIGGDCRYIMGPCGEEEGGRGPPRDLRDEEDDAVIHV; this comes from the exons ATGAGGCTGTGGTGGTGGGTCCCCGTCGTCCTCCTCCAGACCCAGGACGGGGTCTGCC GGGCGGGCTCAGGGGTGGTGTTCACCAGGCACCCAGCCAACCAGACGGTGAGCCAGGGGAACTCGGTCCGCCTGGGCTGTGCCGTGGAGGGGATCAGCGAGGCCGACATCTCCTGGAGGAAGGATGGAGTCAAGGTCCACAGCAACGACCAGATGCACCTCACACTGGGAGACCTGCACTGGGAGACATACCACAG TGTGAAGTCGGTCCAGCAGCAGGACGCGGGGGTGTACTGGTGTGAGGTGGACTTCCACAGCATCACCTACACCTCCCAGCCAGCCTGGGTCACGGTGGAAG gGGTCCCCCACTTCCTCCAGGACCCCCAGGATGTGTCGACCCTGCCCGGCGTGCCCTTTGACCTCCGCTGCTCGGCcgtgggcccccctgagccggtggaggtggtgtggtgggtggggggggccgcAGCCGGgggaccctccccctctccctccgtcctcCATGTCCCag gGGTGAACTCCAGCATTAACTTTTACTGTGAAGCCCACAATGCAAAAGGGATCACGGTGTCTCGGACAGGAACGGTCTACATTAAAG tgctcccctccccccctgtggAACTGTCGGTGTTGAGGATGGAGGAGAACAACGTCACGTTGTCATGGAAACCGGGATTCACCGGTTACTCTGAGCTCTCCACCTGTACTGTCCAA GTGTCGGCTCCGGCGGGGCAGGGCGGAGGGGTGTCTGAGCTGGAGGTCGCTGTGCCTCcttgcctcctccacctccaccacctcaccttCTACTCCAACTACAGCGCCCGGGTGGCCTGCACCAACCAGCTGgggccctcccccttctccccctggcTGGGCTTCCAGACACCACAGACAG AGCCATCGGCCGCGCCCAGgaacctgacctttgacctcagggaGCAGGAGCTGCGGCTGGGCTGGGCGGGGCTGGCGGAGGCGGAGCTCCGTGGCCGGCTGTTGGCCTACAAGCTGCAGTGGAGCCTGGGGGGCGAGGGGCAG GAAGCTCTGCTGTTTAAGGAGAACACGGCTCGTCTGTCGGGGGCGGGGCGATTCTTTAACTCCTCCTTCCAGGTCTCAGCCtgcactgtgattggctgtgggcCTTGGAGCCGACCAATAACTGTGCTCCCTGCTGCTG cggtgcCAGCCCCCCCACTACGGAGCCACCTCTGGGTGGGGGTCTCTTTGGCTGCTCTGCTGGTCTCCATGGTGGGTCTGTTCCTCATGGTCCTCCTGCAACGACGAGACAAGGAGACGCAGTTTGG gtCTGTGTTTAAGGACCCGGGACCGGACAGCGTTTCCTTCTTAGCAGCGAGGTCCTTCAACAGACAAGGCCCGGACCTACCGGACAGCACTC tGGACAGTCTGGGGATCAACGAAGACCTGAAGACCAAACTCCAGGATGTATTGATCCAGGAGCGACTCTTGACCTTTGGTCACCTGCTGGGGAAAG gggaGTTTGGCTCGGTGAGGGAGGCCTTACTGAAGGCGGGCGACTCGGTCCAGAAGGTGGCCGTCAAGGTGCTAAAGT CTGACGTGGACTCCTCCTCCGACATCGAGCAGTGTCTGAAGGAAGCCGCTTACATGAAGGACTTCACCCACCCCAACGTCATTCAGCTGATAG GCGTGAGCCTCCAGCGGCGGGCGGGCCAGCGGCTGCCCGTTCCCATGGTGATCCTGCCCTTCATGAAGCACGGGGACCTGCACACATTCCTGCTGCTGTCacggctgggggaggagccctac gaACTGTCTGTCCAGATCCTGCTGGGCTTCCTGGTCGACGTCGCCCGGGGGATGGACTACCTCAGCACCAAGAACATCCTCCACAGGGACCTGGCCGCGCGCAACTGCAT gctgAATGAAGACATGACGGTGTGTGTGGCGGACTTCGGCCTCTCTAAGAAGATCTACAGCGGGGACTACTACCGCCAGGGCTCCGCCTCCAAGCTGCCCGTCAAGTGGATCGCCCTGGAGAGCCTCGCTGACAACGTGTACACCAGTCAGAGCGACGTG tgggcGTTTGGGGTGACCATGTGGGAGGTGCTGACCCGCGGACAGACTCCGTACCCTGGGGTGGAGAACTCTGAGGTCTACGAGTACCTCATCAAAGGAGAGAGGCTCAAACAGCCTCCGGACTGTCGAGATGACAT CTACGAGGTGATGCACAGCTGCTGGAGCCCCGTCCCCAAGTGCCGGCCCAGCTTCCAGAGGCTAGTGGAGCAGCTGGAGGGTCTGGGGGCCGCGGCCTCCCCGCCCCCCAGACCACCCCAGCTCTACGTCAACCTGGAGGGGGAGCCGGGGCCGGGGTCCGAGTGGCTGATGGCCAGCAGCGCTGCCATGGCGATCGGAGGAGACTGCCGCTACATCATGGGTccgtgtggggaggaggaggggggccgaGGCCCCCCGCGGGACCTCCGGGACGAAGAGGATGACGCCGTCATTCATGTCTGA
- the tyro3 gene encoding tyrosine-protein kinase receptor TYRO3 isoform X1 — MYPIYYTIYNLTLGDLLQVIYPIYYTIYNLTLGDLHWETYYSVKSVQQQDAGVYWCEVDFHSITYTSQPAWVTVEGVPHFLQDPQDVSTLPGVPFDLRCSAVGPPEPVEVVWWVGGAAAGGPSPSPSVLHVPGVNSSINFYCEAHNAKGITVSRTGTVYIKVLPSPPVELSVLRMEENNVTLSWKPGFTGYSELSTCTVQVSAPAGQGGGVSELEVAVPPCLLHLHHLTFYSNYSARVACTNQLGPSPFSPWLGFQTPQTEPSAAPRNLTFDLREQELRLGWAGLAEAELRGRLLAYKLQWSLGGEGQEALLFKENTARLSGAGRFFNSSFQVSACTVIGCGPWSRPITVLPAAAVPAPPLRSHLWVGVSLAALLVSMVGLFLMVLLQRRDKETQFGSVFKDPGPDSVSFLAARSFNRQGPDLPDSTLDSLGINEDLKTKLQDVLIQERLLTFGHLLGKGEFGSVREALLKAGDSVQKVAVKVLKSDVDSSSDIEQCLKEAAYMKDFTHPNVIQLIGVSLQRRAGQRLPVPMVILPFMKHGDLHTFLLLSRLGEEPYELSVQILLGFLVDVARGMDYLSTKNILHRDLAARNCMLNEDMTVCVADFGLSKKIYSGDYYRQGSASKLPVKWIALESLADNVYTSQSDVWAFGVTMWEVLTRGQTPYPGVENSEVYEYLIKGERLKQPPDCRDDIYEVMHSCWSPVPKCRPSFQRLVEQLEGLGAAASPPPRPPQLYVNLEGEPGPGSEWLMASSAAMAIGGDCRYIMGPCGEEEGGRGPPRDLRDEEDDAVIHV, encoded by the exons ATGTAccctatatactatactatatacaaCCTCACACTGGGAGACCTACTACAGGTTATATAccctatatactatactatatacaaCCTCACACTGGGAGACCTGCACTGGGAGACCTACTACAG TGTGAAGTCGGTCCAGCAGCAGGACGCGGGGGTGTACTGGTGTGAGGTGGACTTCCACAGCATCACCTACACCTCCCAGCCAGCCTGGGTCACGGTGGAAG gGGTCCCCCACTTCCTCCAGGACCCCCAGGATGTGTCGACCCTGCCCGGCGTGCCCTTTGACCTCCGCTGCTCGGCcgtgggcccccctgagccggtggaggtggtgtggtgggtggggggggccgcAGCCGGgggaccctccccctctccctccgtcctcCATGTCCCag gGGTGAACTCCAGCATTAACTTTTACTGTGAAGCCCACAATGCAAAAGGGATCACGGTGTCTCGGACAGGAACGGTCTACATTAAAG tgctcccctccccccctgtggAACTGTCGGTGTTGAGGATGGAGGAGAACAACGTCACGTTGTCATGGAAACCGGGATTCACCGGTTACTCTGAGCTCTCCACCTGTACTGTCCAA GTGTCGGCTCCGGCGGGGCAGGGCGGAGGGGTGTCTGAGCTGGAGGTCGCTGTGCCTCcttgcctcctccacctccaccacctcaccttCTACTCCAACTACAGCGCCCGGGTGGCCTGCACCAACCAGCTGgggccctcccccttctccccctggcTGGGCTTCCAGACACCACAGACAG AGCCATCGGCCGCGCCCAGgaacctgacctttgacctcagggaGCAGGAGCTGCGGCTGGGCTGGGCGGGGCTGGCGGAGGCGGAGCTCCGTGGCCGGCTGTTGGCCTACAAGCTGCAGTGGAGCCTGGGGGGCGAGGGGCAG GAAGCTCTGCTGTTTAAGGAGAACACGGCTCGTCTGTCGGGGGCGGGGCGATTCTTTAACTCCTCCTTCCAGGTCTCAGCCtgcactgtgattggctgtgggcCTTGGAGCCGACCAATAACTGTGCTCCCTGCTGCTG cggtgcCAGCCCCCCCACTACGGAGCCACCTCTGGGTGGGGGTCTCTTTGGCTGCTCTGCTGGTCTCCATGGTGGGTCTGTTCCTCATGGTCCTCCTGCAACGACGAGACAAGGAGACGCAGTTTGG gtCTGTGTTTAAGGACCCGGGACCGGACAGCGTTTCCTTCTTAGCAGCGAGGTCCTTCAACAGACAAGGCCCGGACCTACCGGACAGCACTC tGGACAGTCTGGGGATCAACGAAGACCTGAAGACCAAACTCCAGGATGTATTGATCCAGGAGCGACTCTTGACCTTTGGTCACCTGCTGGGGAAAG gggaGTTTGGCTCGGTGAGGGAGGCCTTACTGAAGGCGGGCGACTCGGTCCAGAAGGTGGCCGTCAAGGTGCTAAAGT CTGACGTGGACTCCTCCTCCGACATCGAGCAGTGTCTGAAGGAAGCCGCTTACATGAAGGACTTCACCCACCCCAACGTCATTCAGCTGATAG GCGTGAGCCTCCAGCGGCGGGCGGGCCAGCGGCTGCCCGTTCCCATGGTGATCCTGCCCTTCATGAAGCACGGGGACCTGCACACATTCCTGCTGCTGTCacggctgggggaggagccctac gaACTGTCTGTCCAGATCCTGCTGGGCTTCCTGGTCGACGTCGCCCGGGGGATGGACTACCTCAGCACCAAGAACATCCTCCACAGGGACCTGGCCGCGCGCAACTGCAT gctgAATGAAGACATGACGGTGTGTGTGGCGGACTTCGGCCTCTCTAAGAAGATCTACAGCGGGGACTACTACCGCCAGGGCTCCGCCTCCAAGCTGCCCGTCAAGTGGATCGCCCTGGAGAGCCTCGCTGACAACGTGTACACCAGTCAGAGCGACGTG tgggcGTTTGGGGTGACCATGTGGGAGGTGCTGACCCGCGGACAGACTCCGTACCCTGGGGTGGAGAACTCTGAGGTCTACGAGTACCTCATCAAAGGAGAGAGGCTCAAACAGCCTCCGGACTGTCGAGATGACAT CTACGAGGTGATGCACAGCTGCTGGAGCCCCGTCCCCAAGTGCCGGCCCAGCTTCCAGAGGCTAGTGGAGCAGCTGGAGGGTCTGGGGGCCGCGGCCTCCCCGCCCCCCAGACCACCCCAGCTCTACGTCAACCTGGAGGGGGAGCCGGGGCCGGGGTCCGAGTGGCTGATGGCCAGCAGCGCTGCCATGGCGATCGGAGGAGACTGCCGCTACATCATGGGTccgtgtggggaggaggaggggggccgaGGCCCCCCGCGGGACCTCCGGGACGAAGAGGATGACGCCGTCATTCATGTCTGA